A segment of the Streptococcus dysgalactiae subsp. dysgalactiae genome:
TTATAACCACGTGCTTAAACAGCGTAATAGCTATTTAAAAAGTGCCCAACAAATTGATGCCGCTTTTCTAGCTGTTCTAGATGAGCAATTAGCTAGCTATGGAACCCGTGTCATGGAACATCGTATTAATTTTATCAATACTTTGGAAAAAGAAGCGAATACCCATCACCAAGCCATCTCAAATGGTTTAGAAAATCTCTCCCTCTCCTATCAGTCGTCAGTTGTCTTTGATAAAAAAACTAATATTTACCAACAATTTTTACACCAACTTGAAAAAAATCATCAAAAAGATTTCTTCCGTAAAAACACTAGTGTTGGCCCACATCGCGATGACTTGGCCTTTTACATTAACGGTATGAATGCTAACTTTGCTAGTCAAGGTCAGCACCGCAGCCTTATTCTTTCTTTAAAAATGGCTGAAGTTAGTTTAATGAAAGTCTTGACTGGAGATAATCCCATTCTTTTATTAGATGATGTCATGAGCGAGCTAGACAATACACGACAAACAAAGTTACTTGAAACAGTAATTAAAGAAAATGTCCAAACCTTTATCACAACAACAAGTTTGGATCACCTGTCACAATTGCCAGAAGGTATCCGTATTTTTCACGTGACAAAAGGAACCGTTCAAGTTGATTCTGAGATTCACTAATGACATCAAAAAAAGGATTCAGTTAAACTGAGCCCTTTTTTGATATTAGGTGGTGATTAAGATTTGACCACACCTAATAAAATAGCACCTACGATAAAACAAATAATACCTGTGACAACCCAACGCATTTCTTTTTTGGTTTTGGTTTCGCCTAGGAATAAAATGCCTCCAACAATAGAAATGATGGCACCTAATTGTGAGAAACTAAAGGCAATTGCAAGTCCTGCCTTTGATGCAGCTAAAAGCATGAAAATATTACCAATGCCCCAAAGTAATCCAACAACACTATTTTTAATCACATATTGGTCAAAAGAGACTTTAAATGACATGAAGGTTGCTGCTCCTAGGACCATGCCTACTGCCATTGGTAAAATAACAGATAAAACATCAAATTTCATGATGTTATTAAATAAAACTGCATACATCACGTAACCAATTGTTGAATAAGTGAGGGCTCTAAATCCTTTTGAAAAATTATGAAGGTGATTGACTTGTGTATTAGCGTCATCTTGTTTACTAGAAAAGTAGAAACCAACAATCAGAAGTAATAGTGCTAGACTTCCCACTAAAAATTGCATCGGTTTTGTCCATTCATGAAAAACGAGGACACCAATCAAACTTCCCAGAACAAGTTGAGAGCCACTTGACAAAGGATTGGCAACTGAGACTCCCATGTATTGCATGGCATGAAATTGACCAGTTTGACCAATTGACCAGATAAAACCGCCGAGAATCCCAAAAATCCAAAGTTGTAAACTCATTTCAGGTCTGACAATTAACCAAACAACAAGTGCAAATAGCAAAGCTCCTAAAGTCATTCCAAAAGTCTGTTGTGAGGGTTTACCACCAATTTTGTTACTAACAAAACCAATACTGCCCCAAGCAAACATCGGAACAAGCGCATATAAAATACCTTCCAAAATCTTATCTCCTTTACAGTAAGTTTACAACATTATAAAATTTCTATCATTAAAGTGTTTTCACACGAGAACTAATTATAGCTTATTTAGCAGGAAAATACAATAATATTTACCAAAAAACTATTACTACTACAGAGTTGACATCAGTATTCAGTGACGAGTAAAAAAAGCCGAGAGTAGACTCGACCTTTAGTTTACATCAATCTCATTTTAATGTACAGAATAGTTTGGTGCTTCATTTGTAATTTGGACATCATGTGGATGACTTTCAATCAAGCCTGCACCTGACATTTCAACAAATTGAGCATTTTCATGTAATTCTTGAATGTCACCTGCACCAACATAGCCCATACCTGAACGGATACCACCTAACATTTGGAAAACAATATCGGAAGCAGCGCCTTTATAAGCAACACGGCCTTCAATTCCTTCTGGAACCAGCTTATTAGCTTCATTGACAGAACCTTGGAAGTAACGATCACTTGATCCTTTCTTCATAGCTGCAATGGAGCCCATCCCACGATAAGTTTTGAACTTACGGCCTTGGTAAATTTCAGTTTCACCTGGAGCTTCATCTGTACCAGCAAACATTGATCCAAGCATAACAGCATTACCACCGGCTGCAAGAGCCTTAACAATATCGCCAGAATACTTGATACCACCATCAGCAATAATCGTTTTGCCATATTCACGAGCAACGGCAGCAGCATCGTAAATAGCAGTCACTTGAGGAACACCAACACCTGCAACCACACGAGTAGTACAGATAGAACCTGGTCCAATACCAACTTTAACAATATCGACACCTGCATCATAGAGAGCACGCGCTCCTTCAGCAGTAGCAATGTTTCCAGCAATCAAGGTACGATTTGGGAAATGAGCACGAATCTCAGCAATTTTACGAAGCACGCCAGCTGAATGACCATGAGCAGTATCAATAACGATAGCATCCGCACCAGCTTCAAACAAAGCTTCTGCACGGTCAAACGTGTCAGAAGTAACACCTACTGCAGCAGCAACAAGCAAGCGACCAAACTCATCTTTAGCAGCATGAGGAAACTCGATGACTTTTTCAATATCTTTGATAGTGATTAAGCCAGATAGGCGGCCACTTTGATCAACCAAGGGAAGTTTTTCAATACGGTGTTCGTGAAGAATACGTTCAGCTGTTTCAAGATCTGTGCCAACAGCAGCCGTAACGAGATGCTCACTGGTCATATGTTCATAGATTGGTGCATTATAATCTGAAATAAAACGCATGTCACGGTTAGTAATAATACCAACTAGCTTACGATTTGCCAATGTTTCAACAATAGGAACACCACTAATACGGTAACGTTGCATTAATTCTTCAGCTTCTGACACTTTGTGGTCAGGAGTCAAGAAGAAAGGATCGATAATAACGCCATTTTCAGAACGTTTTACCTTGCGAACTTCTTCTGCTTGCTCTGTAATAGACATATTTTTATGAATGACACCAAGGCCACCCGCACGCGCAATCGCAATAGCCATTTTACTGTCAGTGACAGTATCCATAGCTGCTGTGATAATTGGGATATTTAATGTCAAATTGTTTGCAAGTTTTGTTTTTAAACTGACTTCATTTGGAAGAACATGACTTTCTGCCGGGATGAGTAAGACATCATCAAAAGTGTAGCCTTTTTTCAAAAATTTAGTGTCCCAGTTTGACATTAAGATAATCCTCTTTTCTTTTATTTTAGGGAATAATTCCCCAGTCTATTTTTTTATTGTTACTATCATATCACGCTAAAATCATTTGTCAACAAAATGTTTCTATAGCTCTCCAATATAATAGAATGGCTAAATTATCAGACTTTTTACTGTATTCAAAAACACCTTGATAAGGTATTTCAAGCTAAAAAACAGATTCTGGCACTGCACTCCATTAATGGGACAGAAGAAAAACACTTTTAGGCGACCAGTTTTCTATAGTCTACAGGCGACTGGTCGTTTAATCTCTGTTGAAGTCTAGTTTCATTATAAAATGTGATGTCATTTTTGACAATATCTGTTACACTATCTTTGGTTAAGTGTCTCCAGTTATGGAGATAGCAGGTTTCAGTCTTTAGAACAGAATGAAACCTTTCGATACAGGCATTATCTGCTGGTGTCCCCTTACGAGACATTGAGCGGATGATGCCTTTTTTGTTACAAACTTGATAGTAAGCCTTTGAGGTATATACCGAGCCTTGGTCGCTGTGTAAAAGTATTTCCTCAGGCCAAGATAGCTGATTGACCGTGTCCAGGACCAAGTCTGTATCCTGACAATCCGAGATAGTATCAGCCACAATTTCACGGTTGCAGAGGTCCATGACGGAAGACAGGTAAAGCTTACAGTTACCAAAGTAGAGATACGTAATATCTATTACTAACTTCTCCATAGGCTTCTCAACTTGAAACTCACGATTCAGCTTGTTGTCTGTCACGTAGTAAGGTTTGGTGCCTTCTTCTTTCGTGTGCGACAGGTCCAGCCATGCGCCTTCATGATACGATAAACTTTCTTATGGTTGACGACAAGGTTATAGCGTTTCTTGAGTAATCGATTAATGGTACGATAGCCATAAATATAGTGATTAGCCATACAGAGTTGTTCAATGGCCTCAACGATATCATCTCTTCTGTAGGGCTTCTCGCCCTCTGATTTCCAACGATAGAAGGTGGCACCAAAACAATCCGAGATGAGAGCTACAGGATAAGTTTCCTTATACTCTTCCACTAGCTTGATAAGAGTCATTTATGCTTAGTCCCTAAGATTTTCATAATGACTTTATTGGATTTACCTGCTTTTTTCATCTCAATGCAAGCTAACTTAATTTTTACCGAATATGCTTTTTTGACTATAATAAAACACTCCTGTTTCTAGTTTACTCGATTTCAACATGGACTTGGTCTAATAAAGTAGACACAAAATTAAGTGGAAACGAGGAAAAGTCATTATGCCAAGAAAAACCTTT
Coding sequences within it:
- the recF gene encoding DNA replication/repair protein RecF (All proteins in this family for which functions are known are DNA-binding proteins that assist the filamentation of RecA onto DNA for the initiation of recombination or recombinational repair.), which translates into the protein MWIKELELKHYRNYDHLLTSFSSGLNVFIGNNAQGKTNFLEAIYFLSLTRSHRTRADKELIHFDHSTVSLTGKIQRISGTVDLEINLSDKGRVTKINALKQAKLSDYIGTMMVVLFAPEDLQLVKGAPSLRRKFIDIDLGQIKPVYLSELSHYNHVLKQRNSYLKSAQQIDAAFLAVLDEQLASYGTRVMEHRINFINTLEKEANTHHQAISNGLENLSLSYQSSVVFDKKTNIYQQFLHQLEKNHQKDFFRKNTSVGPHRDDLAFYINGMNANFASQGQHRSLILSLKMAEVSLMKVLTGDNPILLLDDVMSELDNTRQTKLLETVIKENVQTFITTTSLDHLSQLPEGIRIFHVTKGTVQVDSEIH
- a CDS encoding RhaT/GlcU family sugar-proton symporter; this encodes MEGILYALVPMFAWGSIGFVSNKIGGKPSQQTFGMTLGALLFALVVWLIVRPEMSLQLWIFGILGGFIWSIGQTGQFHAMQYMGVSVANPLSSGSQLVLGSLIGVLVFHEWTKPMQFLVGSLALLLLIVGFYFSSKQDDANTQVNHLHNFSKGFRALTYSTIGYVMYAVLFNNIMKFDVLSVILPMAVGMVLGAATFMSFKVSFDQYVIKNSVVGLLWGIGNIFMLLAASKAGLAIAFSFSQLGAIISIVGGILFLGETKTKKEMRWVVTGIICFIVGAILLGVVKS
- the guaB gene encoding IMP dehydrogenase produces the protein MSNWDTKFLKKGYTFDDVLLIPAESHVLPNEVSLKTKLANNLTLNIPIITAAMDTVTDSKMAIAIARAGGLGVIHKNMSITEQAEEVRKVKRSENGVIIDPFFLTPDHKVSEAEELMQRYRISGVPIVETLANRKLVGIITNRDMRFISDYNAPIYEHMTSEHLVTAAVGTDLETAERILHEHRIEKLPLVDQSGRLSGLITIKDIEKVIEFPHAAKDEFGRLLVAAAVGVTSDTFDRAEALFEAGADAIVIDTAHGHSAGVLRKIAEIRAHFPNRTLIAGNIATAEGARALYDAGVDIVKVGIGPGSICTTRVVAGVGVPQVTAIYDAAAVAREYGKTIIADGGIKYSGDIVKALAAGGNAVMLGSMFAGTDEAPGETEIYQGRKFKTYRGMGSIAAMKKGSSDRYFQGSVNEANKLVPEGIEGRVAYKGAASDIVFQMLGGIRSGMGYVGAGDIQELHENAQFVEMSGAGLIESHPHDVQITNEAPNYSVH
- a CDS encoding IS3 family transposase, whose protein sequence is MTDNKLNREFQVEKPMEKLVIDITYLYFGNCKLYLSSVMDLCNREIVADTISDCQDTDLVLDTVNQLSWPEEILLHSDQGSVYTSKAYYQVCNKKGIIRSMSRKGTPADNACIERFHSVLKTETCYLHNWRHLTKDSVTDIVKNDITFYNETRLQQRLNDQSPVDYRKLVA
- a CDS encoding IS3 family transposase: MTLIKLVEEYKETYPVALISDCFGATFYRWKSEGEKPYRRDDIVEAIEQLCMANHYIYGYRTINRLLKKRYNLVVNHKKVYRIMKAHGWTCRTRKKKAPNLTT